Proteins from a genomic interval of Corynebacterium freiburgense:
- the hflX gene encoding GTPase HflX yields MTEPKFDHVTPTTGELDLEARSSLRRLTRGAQTHTTEQTDGYDVEYRKLRLERVVLVGMWTEGSAAEIEANLDELAALAETAGAEVVETIYQKRDRPDPGTYIGSGKVRELKDIVVASGADTVVCDGELSPGQMIALEKALDVKVIDRTMLILDIFAQHAKSKEGKAQVSLAQMEYLITRVRGWGGSLSRQAGGRAGSNGGVGLRGPGETKIEADRRRLRSDMAKIRKELQSMKTSREIKRAQRRSSTVPQIAIAGYTNAGKSSLINAMTGAGVLVEDALFATLDPTTRRAELADGRAVVFTDTVGFVRHLPTQLVEAFRSTLEEVVEADLVLHVVDGSDPFPLKQITAVNSVITDIVRELQVPAPPELIVVNKVDIADPLTLAELRHALDDPVFVSARTGEGIPELEARIELFLNSLDAHIQILVPYIRGDIVARVHEYGTVLNETYETEGTKMDVRLPQPLAAELSPFVIS; encoded by the coding sequence ATGACTGAACCGAAATTTGATCACGTAACTCCCACCACGGGTGAGCTTGATCTTGAAGCACGCTCAAGCCTGCGCCGTTTAACCCGTGGTGCACAAACCCATACCACCGAACAAACAGACGGATATGACGTTGAATATCGGAAACTCCGTCTGGAGCGCGTGGTGTTGGTAGGTATGTGGACTGAAGGCAGCGCGGCCGAAATTGAAGCAAACCTGGATGAACTTGCAGCGCTAGCGGAAACCGCAGGTGCAGAAGTTGTAGAAACCATTTATCAAAAGCGAGATCGGCCCGACCCAGGTACCTATATTGGTTCCGGTAAGGTTCGGGAGCTAAAAGATATTGTGGTGGCATCCGGTGCAGATACCGTTGTTTGTGATGGTGAATTGAGCCCCGGCCAAATGATTGCATTAGAAAAAGCGCTCGATGTCAAGGTTATTGATAGAACCATGTTGATCTTGGATATTTTTGCCCAACACGCAAAATCCAAAGAAGGCAAGGCGCAAGTATCATTGGCGCAAATGGAGTATTTGATTACCAGGGTGCGTGGTTGGGGCGGTAGCCTCTCTAGGCAGGCTGGTGGTCGCGCCGGGTCAAATGGTGGCGTTGGGTTGCGTGGACCAGGTGAAACGAAAATCGAAGCGGATCGGCGTCGGTTACGTTCTGATATGGCGAAAATTCGCAAAGAACTACAATCTATGAAGACCTCCCGTGAAATTAAACGGGCACAACGAAGGTCATCGACAGTGCCGCAAATTGCCATTGCGGGATATACTAATGCCGGAAAATCTTCGCTTATTAACGCCATGACCGGCGCGGGTGTACTGGTGGAAGACGCACTCTTTGCCACCCTAGACCCAACAACACGCCGTGCAGAACTCGCTGATGGGCGTGCAGTAGTATTTACCGACACCGTAGGATTTGTTCGCCACCTGCCGACTCAACTTGTAGAAGCTTTCCGTTCTACCCTTGAAGAAGTAGTGGAAGCGGACCTTGTGCTTCATGTTGTGGATGGCTCGGACCCATTTCCGCTAAAACAAATCACCGCAGTAAATTCCGTGATTACAGATATTGTTCGGGAACTACAGGTGCCAGCACCACCAGAATTAATTGTGGTGAATAAAGTGGATATTGCTGATCCACTGACCCTTGCGGAATTACGCCACGCGTTGGATGATCCGGTTTTTGTTTCTGCCCGCACTGGCGAAGGAATTCCAGAGCTAGAGGCGCGCATCGAACTATTTTTAAATTCCCTCGATGCCCATATTCAAATTCTTGTTCCATATATTCGGGGCGATATAGTGGCCCGAGTACACGAATACGGCACGGTGCTCAACGAAACATATGAGACTGAAGGCACAAAAATGGATGTTCGATTGCCGCAACCCCTGGCAGCGGAGCTTTCACCATTCGTGATTTCCTGA
- a CDS encoding helix-turn-helix transcriptional regulator: MTTSPLRAVRASFLGGALTVAEIARDTGLTRSTVSAALEHLERIGQVRRRREALACSGSCSGCTEDECGTTGGLVTLTLLPSPPQGRGIIAGND; the protein is encoded by the coding sequence ATGACTACCAGCCCGTTACGTGCTGTGCGTGCATCGTTTCTTGGTGGTGCGCTTACTGTTGCTGAAATTGCCCGAGATACCGGTTTAACTCGTTCTACCGTGAGTGCCGCATTGGAACACCTTGAGCGAATTGGGCAGGTTCGGCGGCGTCGAGAAGCGCTTGCGTGCAGTGGAAGCTGCAGTGGCTGCACCGAGGATGAGTGTGGTACCACTGGTGGCCTTGTTACCTTGACCTTGTTGCCGTCCCCGCCACAAGGTCGTGGAATAATAGCAGGTAATGACTGA
- the feoB gene encoding ferrous iron transport protein B, whose amino-acid sequence MATLTSCHSSGHGHRIEGAPVIALVGAPNGGKSTLFNGLTGAKAHMGNWPGTTVEVSRGAWRVGETTYDVIDFPGAYSLDPASPDEELTRNLVIDTDERPDAVIIAVDAASLSRGLYMVSQLAEHDFRLLVVITKSDVAESQGVTIDTQALSAALGVPVVEVDPRRRSNIAAVGDAIEQIMKTEPQRRRIAQHTDEFELADERFGWIEHAVAKATTRGASSRSFTERIDAVALHPVLGPLLFLAAMWVVFQITTTVAAPFQDGLDALFAGPVSDAVRGWLEPFPPLVTGLIVDGLIGGVGMVLTFAPLMALMFLCLAFLEDSGYMSRAAVVTDRLMKAIGLPGKAFIPLIVGFGCNVPAISATRVLAEPRQRLLTALLIPFTSCSARLTVYVMLAATFFPDNAGTVVFAMYVISIALVVLTGFCLRHTLWRRMGTEPLVIDLPVYQIPGARLAFSVMWVRLKGFLQTAGGIIVATVVVVFVLQSTPMTDGYSFGDENLPPKESAYGVMSDTVAPIFAPAGFGSWSIAGTLVTGFVAKEAVISSWAQTYKLEDVTDASPEEQGKSALSNAIREDFNTASGGHGLAAVWAFMVFLLAYTPCVATLAAQRREIGLKWTIYGVILQLVAAWVLAVLVFQVLSLWL is encoded by the coding sequence ATGGCTACGCTTACCTCCTGCCACTCATCCGGCCACGGGCATAGGATTGAAGGTGCTCCAGTTATTGCTCTGGTAGGCGCACCCAACGGTGGAAAATCAACGCTATTTAATGGACTTACTGGGGCGAAGGCCCATATGGGAAACTGGCCCGGTACCACCGTGGAGGTGAGCCGAGGCGCATGGCGTGTTGGTGAAACCACCTATGATGTCATTGATTTTCCAGGCGCATATTCACTCGATCCTGCGAGCCCAGATGAAGAGCTCACTAGAAACCTTGTCATTGATACTGATGAGCGTCCTGATGCCGTTATTATTGCCGTTGATGCCGCGAGTTTAAGCCGTGGTTTGTATATGGTTTCGCAATTGGCAGAGCATGATTTCCGGTTGCTTGTGGTTATTACTAAATCGGATGTGGCGGAATCGCAAGGTGTCACGATTGATACTCAAGCGTTATCTGCGGCTTTAGGCGTTCCAGTAGTGGAGGTGGATCCGCGTCGTCGTTCCAATATTGCGGCGGTTGGTGATGCGATTGAGCAAATCATGAAAACTGAGCCACAGCGGCGTCGAATAGCACAGCATACGGACGAATTCGAGCTTGCTGATGAGCGTTTTGGATGGATTGAACATGCGGTGGCCAAGGCAACTACCCGTGGTGCAAGCTCCCGAAGTTTCACCGAGCGTATCGACGCCGTGGCTCTCCATCCTGTGCTTGGCCCGTTGCTATTCCTTGCGGCGATGTGGGTGGTATTCCAGATCACCACTACGGTCGCGGCCCCATTCCAAGACGGCCTGGATGCATTGTTTGCGGGGCCGGTTAGCGATGCGGTTCGCGGTTGGTTAGAGCCATTTCCGCCATTAGTTACTGGCCTCATTGTGGACGGGCTTATTGGCGGTGTGGGTATGGTATTGACTTTTGCGCCACTTATGGCCCTGATGTTTTTATGCTTGGCCTTTTTAGAAGACTCTGGCTATATGTCCCGCGCTGCGGTAGTAACAGACCGTCTTATGAAAGCCATTGGGCTACCAGGCAAGGCGTTTATCCCACTTATCGTCGGCTTCGGTTGCAATGTTCCCGCGATTTCGGCAACACGTGTCCTGGCTGAACCAAGGCAACGGCTGCTCACTGCGTTGCTGATTCCATTTACTTCATGCTCGGCCCGGCTCACAGTGTATGTGATGCTGGCTGCGACATTTTTCCCGGATAATGCGGGCACAGTGGTTTTTGCTATGTATGTTATTTCGATTGCTTTGGTGGTACTTACTGGTTTCTGCCTTCGGCACACCCTATGGCGTCGGATGGGGACCGAACCACTAGTTATCGATCTTCCCGTCTACCAGATTCCCGGGGCCCGCTTGGCGTTTTCCGTAATGTGGGTTCGTCTGAAAGGATTTTTACAAACTGCTGGTGGGATTATTGTAGCCACGGTAGTAGTGGTGTTTGTGCTTCAATCAACACCAATGACTGATGGCTATAGCTTTGGGGATGAGAATCTTCCTCCGAAAGAAAGCGCTTATGGTGTTATGAGTGATACGGTGGCGCCTATTTTCGCTCCCGCAGGTTTTGGGTCATGGTCTATTGCCGGAACACTGGTAACGGGTTTTGTGGCAAAAGAGGCGGTGATTTCCTCCTGGGCGCAAACCTATAAATTGGAAGATGTTACGGACGCCTCCCCCGAGGAGCAAGGCAAATCCGCGTTATCCAACGCGATCCGAGAGGATTTTAATACCGCATCTGGTGGTCATGGTTTGGCTGCGGTGTGGGCATTTATGGTGTTTTTGCTTGCTTACACGCCATGCGTAGCTACATTAGCGGCTCAACGCAGAGAAATCGGCTTGAAGTGGACGATCTATGGCGTAATCCTGCAATTAGTGGCGGCATGGGTGTTGGCGGTATTGGTATTCCAGGTATTAAGCCTATGGTTGTAG
- a CDS encoding FeoA family protein encodes MTLASSPLGKDMILDPIDHPMKRRLSELGIREGVRVKVTQRTSGGGRVIDIDHTRYAVDARTAASLAVRPVEEDR; translated from the coding sequence ATGACATTAGCCTCGAGTCCGCTCGGTAAAGATATGATTCTAGATCCTATCGATCATCCGATGAAGAGAAGGCTTTCGGAGTTAGGCATTCGGGAAGGCGTCAGAGTGAAAGTCACCCAGCGCACAAGTGGTGGCGGCAGGGTTATCGATATTGATCACACCCGATATGCCGTGGATGCCCGTACAGCCGCATCATTAGCGGTACGCCCAGTTGAGGAGGATCGATAA
- the dapF gene encoding diaminopimelate epimerase translates to MISFAKGHGTENDFIILPDPDVLLDLSTEFVSQLCDRRAGIGADGVLRIARTGDLIARGVIAPIPGVQDEDWFMDYRNADGSVAEMCGNGVRVFAHWLYSRSLVQDSEFRVGTRAGVRPVTVHSASDTDAMVSVGMGTPVVTGISTCRVGDYAFAGLAVDMGNPHLACVVPELTQEQLALLPIEQSFEFDTDFFPHGVNIEVLTPLHEGQVSMRVHERGSGETRSCGTGTVAAARAALADQGIENGTIDVHVPGGKVSVTIDGDESTLTGPSKIIAVGELQF, encoded by the coding sequence ATGATTTCCTTTGCAAAAGGCCATGGCACTGAAAACGACTTTATTATCCTTCCTGACCCCGATGTTTTGCTCGATTTATCGACAGAGTTTGTATCCCAGCTTTGCGATCGTCGGGCGGGTATCGGTGCTGATGGTGTTTTGCGCATTGCCCGTACTGGGGACTTAATTGCACGTGGTGTTATTGCACCGATTCCTGGTGTTCAGGATGAAGATTGGTTTATGGATTACCGCAATGCCGATGGTTCAGTAGCGGAAATGTGTGGCAATGGTGTACGAGTATTTGCCCATTGGTTGTATTCAAGGTCTTTGGTACAGGATTCTGAGTTTCGGGTAGGCACCCGTGCTGGTGTCCGCCCAGTGACTGTACATTCCGCAAGCGATACTGACGCCATGGTCAGTGTTGGTATGGGTACCCCAGTGGTTACTGGTATTTCTACTTGTCGTGTTGGGGATTACGCTTTTGCTGGTCTTGCGGTTGATATGGGAAACCCGCATCTTGCATGTGTGGTGCCCGAGCTTACCCAGGAGCAATTGGCGCTTTTACCTATTGAGCAATCATTTGAGTTTGATACTGATTTTTTCCCACATGGCGTCAATATTGAGGTACTTACACCACTGCACGAGGGTCAGGTTTCTATGCGAGTTCATGAACGAGGTTCCGGGGAGACTCGGTCATGCGGTACTGGTACTGTTGCAGCGGCCCGAGCAGCGCTGGCTGACCAGGGTATTGAAAATGGCACGATTGATGTGCATGTTCCTGGTGGCAAGGTCAGTGTGACTATTGATGGGGATGAGTCCACGCTGACCGGCCCGTCAAAGATTATTGCTGTAGGTGAGTTGCAGTTTTAG
- the miaA gene encoding tRNA (adenosine(37)-N6)-dimethylallyltransferase MiaA — translation MQHDFFLPTPIAVVGPTASGKSSLGIALAHALDGEVVNVDSMQLYRGMDIGTAKLSVAEREGIPHHQLDVLDVTEPASVARYQAEAVADVEDIRRRGKTPILVGGSMLYVQSLVDDWQFPPTDLEVRRRYEQRLADIGVVALHAELAAVDPEAARIIEDRDPRRTVRALEVIELTGRPFAASQPRIDAPPRWGTTILGLSTTPEWLNPRIEARTKLMFERGFVQEVEGLMAQGLIADSTAGRAIGYAQVLAALAGELSWDDAIERTITGTRRYVRRQRSWFRRDPRTLWLDAQGDTFAEAMKQLESRS, via the coding sequence GTGCAACACGATTTTTTTCTTCCGACTCCAATTGCAGTGGTCGGCCCGACTGCTTCTGGTAAATCCTCATTGGGCATTGCGCTTGCTCATGCGCTCGATGGTGAGGTGGTCAATGTCGATTCCATGCAATTGTATCGAGGCATGGATATCGGTACCGCAAAGCTTTCGGTTGCTGAACGGGAGGGGATTCCACATCATCAACTAGATGTGTTAGACGTAACGGAGCCGGCATCGGTTGCACGGTATCAGGCGGAGGCTGTCGCCGATGTGGAAGATATTCGCAGGCGGGGCAAGACCCCGATCTTGGTTGGTGGGTCGATGTTGTATGTACAGTCTTTGGTTGATGATTGGCAGTTCCCGCCCACTGATCTTGAGGTTCGCCGCCGCTATGAGCAGCGTTTAGCTGATATTGGGGTAGTAGCGTTGCATGCGGAACTGGCCGCCGTGGATCCAGAGGCTGCGCGCATTATTGAAGACCGTGACCCAAGGCGCACCGTCCGCGCATTGGAGGTTATTGAGCTTACGGGTCGTCCCTTTGCTGCGAGTCAACCGCGTATCGACGCCCCTCCGCGTTGGGGCACCACAATCTTGGGGTTATCCACCACCCCCGAGTGGTTAAACCCACGCATTGAAGCCCGAACCAAACTCATGTTTGAGCGAGGTTTTGTGCAAGAAGTTGAGGGATTAATGGCACAAGGCTTGATTGCTGATTCCACTGCTGGCCGTGCTATCGGCTATGCCCAAGTGTTGGCCGCACTTGCTGGCGAGCTGTCGTGGGATGACGCTATAGAACGCACAATTACCGGAACTCGTCGGTATGTCCGCCGGCAGCGCAGTTGGTTTCGGCGTGATCCGCGTACACTTTGGCTGGATGCACAAGGGGATACCTTCGCTGAGGCTATGAAACAATTAGAATCACGGTCATGA
- a CDS encoding DUF349 domain-containing protein, whose translation MTHPTPKPGPRPGPRPGPRPGAHPATPKHHHNDPAQWGRVEEDGSVYVTTSAGDRLIGSWQAGTPAEGLAHYGKRFEDLATEVELLEARLTSHPEDANSIRDTATALRETLPTASVIGDLDGLDRRLETIIQQSHTANEQARAAKAERRAKAIERKEALAAEAEKIGEESTDWKAAGDRLRDILEEWKTIRGIDRKTDDALWKRYSRARDSFNRRRGSHFAELDRGRAAARRAKEELVAKAEEIKHSTDWNETARAFRDLMSQWKAAGRAPRDIDDKLWAQFKAAQDHFFATRNAASEERDREFLDNAAAKDALIAEYDAKINPTKDLAGARQHLRDLQEKWEEIGYVPRGRVREFEDKIARLERRVTEAAEAQWRRTDPEAQARAAQFTAKVEEFTAAAEAAEAKGNAKKAEQLRAQAAQWQEWANAALEAVNDR comes from the coding sequence ATGACGCATCCCACCCCCAAGCCCGGCCCTCGCCCTGGACCACGCCCGGGCCCTCGCCCAGGTGCGCACCCAGCAACCCCAAAGCACCATCACAATGACCCTGCCCAGTGGGGACGCGTAGAAGAAGATGGTTCTGTTTATGTCACCACCTCCGCCGGCGACCGTCTTATCGGCTCATGGCAGGCCGGAACTCCAGCTGAAGGACTGGCGCATTATGGCAAGCGCTTCGAAGACCTAGCAACCGAAGTTGAGCTTTTGGAAGCCCGCCTTACTTCCCACCCAGAAGACGCCAATAGTATTCGTGACACCGCCACAGCACTGCGAGAGACTTTGCCAACCGCATCTGTCATTGGAGACCTTGACGGCCTTGACCGCCGACTTGAAACGATAATCCAGCAATCACATACCGCAAATGAGCAAGCACGCGCTGCCAAAGCAGAGCGCCGCGCAAAAGCAATTGAGCGGAAAGAAGCACTCGCCGCTGAAGCCGAAAAAATCGGTGAAGAATCCACCGACTGGAAAGCTGCCGGAGACCGTTTACGAGACATCCTTGAAGAATGGAAAACAATTCGGGGTATTGACCGCAAAACCGACGACGCCCTGTGGAAACGCTACTCACGTGCCCGGGACTCCTTTAATCGACGCCGTGGTTCACACTTTGCCGAGCTCGACCGGGGCCGTGCAGCAGCCCGCCGTGCAAAAGAAGAGCTTGTAGCCAAAGCCGAAGAAATCAAACACTCAACTGACTGGAATGAAACCGCTCGGGCATTCCGCGACCTTATGTCCCAGTGGAAAGCTGCTGGTCGCGCACCACGCGATATTGACGATAAACTCTGGGCACAATTCAAAGCAGCACAAGACCACTTCTTTGCCACCCGCAATGCTGCCAGCGAAGAACGCGACCGCGAATTCCTAGATAACGCCGCAGCTAAAGACGCGCTTATCGCCGAATACGACGCAAAAATCAACCCCACAAAAGATTTGGCAGGCGCCCGACAACACCTACGGGACCTCCAAGAAAAATGGGAAGAAATCGGCTATGTGCCACGCGGCCGCGTGCGCGAGTTTGAAGACAAAATCGCACGCCTGGAACGTCGAGTCACCGAAGCCGCAGAGGCACAGTGGCGCCGCACTGACCCAGAAGCCCAAGCACGCGCAGCACAATTCACCGCAAAGGTTGAAGAATTTACCGCCGCTGCCGAAGCCGCAGAAGCTAAAGGTAATGCCAAAAAAGCCGAACAACTGCGTGCACAAGCAGCCCAGTGGCAAGAATGGGCTAACGCCGCACTTGAAGCGGTAAATGACCGCTAG
- a CDS encoding Rv2732c family membrane protein — protein MSEQTKEKVEEEDRLARYRDDLAGAERQASKTVNLGRAPLWMAIGLVGFFVSLFLPHSGEVIGLDVLFFSDTAQKFVTTVPERIYVWLGVIGVILLNIGTLVSRSTLIALLAWFFSGATFFYSIFAIWMRQSRPPTEPGVGPSYGLIIGAVSVFIVALAYSAVVFSRSKLQKALAQARIVEKKKDSVAEVQETILAMNRDTELIDDRRSRRRKSKTQNKPEQQQDAETSK, from the coding sequence GTGAGCGAACAAACAAAGGAAAAAGTCGAGGAAGAAGACCGCCTGGCCCGCTATCGGGATGACCTTGCTGGCGCGGAACGTCAAGCTTCAAAAACTGTGAATCTTGGTCGAGCCCCGTTATGGATGGCGATCGGGCTAGTGGGTTTCTTTGTGTCGCTATTTCTGCCGCATTCGGGTGAAGTCATTGGCCTTGATGTATTGTTCTTTTCGGACACCGCCCAAAAGTTTGTTACCACCGTTCCAGAACGAATTTATGTGTGGCTTGGCGTTATAGGCGTTATATTGCTTAATATTGGAACGCTTGTTTCTCGGTCCACATTGATAGCGCTCCTGGCCTGGTTTTTTAGCGGAGCCACTTTCTTTTATTCCATTTTCGCTATTTGGATGCGGCAATCCCGCCCGCCAACAGAACCCGGTGTAGGTCCTTCCTATGGTCTTATTATTGGCGCGGTAAGTGTGTTTATTGTGGCGTTAGCTTATTCCGCTGTTGTGTTTAGTAGAAGCAAGCTGCAGAAAGCTCTTGCCCAAGCACGCATTGTGGAAAAGAAGAAAGACTCGGTCGCAGAAGTGCAAGAAACAATTCTGGCAATGAATCGTGATACTGAGCTTATTGATGATCGCCGGAGCCGCCGCCGCAAAAGCAAAACTCAAAACAAACCCGAGCAACAACAAGACGCCGAAACCTCAAAGTAA